In bacterium (Candidatus Blackallbacteria) CG13_big_fil_rev_8_21_14_2_50_49_14, one genomic interval encodes:
- a CDS encoding ABC transporter substrate-binding protein codes for MKLSLLLKTFVLSSLVFAQAVSAQEVLHVYGPGGPAPAMREAAQVFEQKTSIHVEITAGPTSAWLQQAKENADMIYSGSEHMMSDFILALEGQISSPKVEPLYLRPLALLVRPGNPKKIRGVRDLLKPGLNILVVNGAGQTGAWEDMIGRSGEIEKVKALRQNIKVAAKNSAEARQFWGQEPQLDVWIIWNIWQIANPSLADLVNIEPEYALYRDTAIVPSTRGETKPALKAFRDFLKSEQGAEIFAHWGWKKNFKAESAQ; via the coding sequence TTGAAATTGAGTCTCCTGCTAAAAACCTTCGTACTGAGCAGTCTGGTATTTGCCCAGGCTGTCTCTGCCCAGGAAGTTCTCCACGTTTACGGGCCCGGTGGCCCCGCCCCCGCCATGCGCGAAGCGGCCCAAGTTTTTGAACAAAAAACCTCCATTCATGTTGAAATCACGGCTGGCCCCACCTCTGCCTGGCTTCAGCAGGCAAAAGAAAATGCTGACATGATATATTCTGGCTCTGAACACATGATGAGTGACTTTATCCTGGCCCTTGAGGGACAAATTTCGAGCCCAAAAGTCGAACCTTTATATTTAAGACCTTTGGCACTTTTGGTAAGACCCGGCAACCCGAAGAAGATTCGGGGGGTACGCGACCTTTTAAAACCAGGCTTGAATATTTTAGTCGTCAATGGAGCAGGCCAGACAGGCGCATGGGAAGACATGATCGGACGCAGTGGTGAGATTGAAAAAGTGAAGGCTTTGCGTCAAAATATTAAAGTGGCAGCTAAAAACAGCGCTGAAGCACGACAATTCTGGGGTCAAGAACCTCAATTGGATGTCTGGATTATCTGGAATATCTGGCAAATCGCCAATCCAAGTTTGGCTGATCTGGTCAATATTGAACCTGAATATGCCCTGTATCGGGATACTGCCATTGTCCCCAGCACACGCGGAGAAACGAAACCCGCTCTCAAAGCTTTTCGTGATTTCTTAAAGTCTGAACAGGGAGCCGAGATTTTTGCCCATTGGGGCTGGAAAAAAAACTTCAAAGCCGAATCCGCTCAATAG
- a CDS encoding esterase, giving the protein MYWIYVHGFNSAGYGNKVDALRAFYGAESVLNPTLPVDPAEAMAFLRALISRLPQSEIFLLGSSLGGFYSLNLALEFPVRAVLINPALQNVAGGLRQYLGTLKNCKTQESYAWTQAELNALLELELNAEKVRAASSRILAYLDQDDEVLPTAEHAALLESWQISSQVFSGGNHQFQHMQEALGDLNQRLAAGRF; this is encoded by the coding sequence ATGTATTGGATCTATGTGCATGGTTTTAATTCTGCGGGGTATGGCAATAAAGTTGATGCCTTGAGAGCTTTCTATGGCGCTGAATCTGTATTAAATCCTACTTTGCCAGTAGATCCGGCCGAGGCCATGGCTTTTTTAAGGGCCTTGATCTCGCGTTTGCCCCAATCAGAAATTTTTTTACTGGGTTCCTCTTTGGGGGGCTTTTATAGCTTGAATTTGGCTTTGGAATTTCCTGTCAGGGCAGTTTTGATCAATCCGGCCTTGCAGAATGTGGCTGGGGGATTGCGTCAATATTTGGGAACGCTGAAGAATTGTAAAACCCAGGAGAGCTATGCCTGGACGCAAGCCGAATTGAATGCCTTGCTTGAATTGGAGTTAAATGCAGAGAAGGTACGTGCCGCTTCTTCCCGTATTTTGGCCTATCTAGACCAGGACGATGAAGTTTTGCCCACTGCAGAACATGCTGCCCTGCTCGAATCCTGGCAAATTTCCAGCCAAGTGTTTTCAGGGGGAAATCATCAGTTCCAGCATATGCAAGAAGCTTTGGGTGATTTAAATCAACGCTTGGCTGCGGGGCGCTTCTGA
- a CDS encoding GNAT family N-acetyltransferase, giving the protein MTYYFRKLTSTDFPLLLKWLKLPHVLEWWNDGDDTLEKVAQHYGTPEAGVERFILIEIKQEKELPLGYFQYYQAEAGSIGIDQFLGSPESLNQGLGTQTIQAFITRIRQEKGPVSILVDPEPENKRAIRCYEKVGFQYAYTVPSVDKPGKSAYIMIYP; this is encoded by the coding sequence ATGACGTATTATTTCAGAAAACTCACAAGCACAGATTTTCCATTGCTCTTAAAATGGTTGAAGCTTCCCCATGTTCTGGAATGGTGGAATGATGGCGATGATACCCTCGAAAAGGTTGCTCAGCACTATGGAACCCCTGAAGCAGGCGTAGAACGCTTTATCCTGATAGAAATCAAGCAGGAGAAGGAACTGCCCTTGGGATATTTTCAATATTATCAAGCAGAAGCTGGAAGCATTGGTATTGATCAGTTTCTTGGCTCTCCGGAGTCCCTGAATCAAGGCCTCGGAACCCAAACCATTCAAGCCTTCATCACCAGAATCAGACAGGAAAAAGGCCCGGTCAGTATTCTTGTGGATCCTGAACCAGAAAACAAAAGAGCCATTCGCTGTTATGAAAAAGTGGGCTTTCAATATGCATACACGGTTCCTTCAGTGGACAAACCTGGGAAGTCAGCTTATATCATGATCTACCCATAA